The window ATAACTAATAACTCTTGGAATCCTATGCCAAACATTCTTTTAGCCTCCAATTATATTTTATCAGAAATCTAAACCGATGCTAAACTCTATTCTATACTTATTTTCATTTGGTTTTGTGTCTAACTTTTTAGCATAATCAAATATTAAACTTCCAGCAGGCGTTGGAACGTAAATACCTATTCCGGCGGTTTTTCTAAAATAAGGATTTCTATATTCATCGCTTTTAGTATATACATTTCCAAGGTCTAAAAATGTTAAGAAATATAAATTATATTTTTGATATAATGGAAACCTTAAGTCGTTGTTTATTAATAAATAACTATTTCCACCAATTTTTTGCTTTCCTGATAATTCTTCAAAGCCAAAACCTCTCATGTTTGCAATACCACCAAGAAAATATCTTTCGGCCAAAGGAAGCGTGTTAATACTTTTGAAAGAATAGCCGGTAGAAAATCTTTGACTAAGGATAAAAAAGTCTAAAAATTCTTTGTAGTATCTAAAAGAACCCTCTAAAGATTGATAATTAATATCTCCAAACGTTGTTTTGAAGTTTAAAGTGCTATAATACCCGCTTGATGGATTAATTCTATTGTTTCTATGGTCATCTGTTAGTCCAAAACTTGTAGTTATCACTTTATAATTTTTCAGTGGTGTAAATATTCCTTCATTTGTGATAACGTTGTATTTCCTTTCTAATCTAAAACTACTTTTAACCCATTTATTATTTCTTTTTTCAAAAAACAAGTCATAACCTGAGCTTTTTAAATCATAATTTCTATGGTACTGATTAAATAGAAATGTTGAAGCAAATCCGCTTAAATTCCATTTAAACAACCTATTCCCAAGAGAAAGTCTATAATTTGTTTGAAAGTTTGAACGTTCTATATAAGTAGAAAATTCATAACCGTAATTAAATAAGTTTCTGAGTATAACAGCAACAGAAGCTTTAAATTGCTGGTCTGTTGAATAACCAACACTGCCTTGCACTAATCCTCTTTTATCATCATGAACAATAATTGCTTTATCCACTGTCTTTCTTTCTTCCTGTGGTAGAATTAATGGATTAACATAGTCAAACAATCTTGACTCATATAGTCTAATTATAGATACATCAAAATTTTCTTTTTCAAAGTATTCTTTATTAGGAAATTGTTTTAAAATTACATTTGGCTTAAGATGAAAGCTGCCATAAACAAAGGTTAAACCATTTCTATATCTTTGTCCAAGATTATAATCGTATGTAGCAATAACATCAATTCTATCGTTATTTTCTATCAAATCAGTCTGAAGTAATACCTCAGCATCCAAGTATCCATCTTCCCTTGCTTTTTCTTTAAATTCATTTTGTAAATTTAATAATTCTTGTGGATTATAGATTTTTGGCAGTTCAAAATCCTTTTTGACTAAATAATTCTTTTGTTTAATTTCTTTAAGAATATATTTTTTTCCTTTTTTAAATTCTACTTTTAACGTAAGTTTATCTTCATTTTTTATTTCTTCAATCTTATAATTTGCCGAAATATATCCACTTTCGTAGAGTTTTTTTACTTGTTCCTGTAAATATCTTAAAAGCTTGTTTTTATCATAAAAGTTGCCTGCAAATTTACTTATATCTGATTTTATCTCTTCATAGTCTGTATCTATAAAAATCTTATCTACTTTATACCTTTTACCTTCGTTAATGTTGAAATTTATCTTAATATAAGGTTTTTCAGCTGACCCTTGATTTTCTTCCTGTTCCTCTACCTGAGTTATTATATCTACATCCAAAAACCCATAAGATTTATAGAAATTCATAAGATTTTCTTTTGATAGGTCAAGCTCATTATAATTAAATCCATTTTCTTTAAATGTTAAAAGATTTATTAATTGTTTATTGTCAAAGTTGTTATTGCCGGTGAAGTTTATAAAATACCTACTTCCTAAGTCTATGAGTATATATATGTTGGCAAAGTTATTATCCACTTGCTCGATGTCTTGTAAAACAACAAAGGATTCAAAATATCCATTATTTTTTAAGTACTCGTTAAGTTTTTCTATAGATTCTTGCAATTTATCAAAATAAATTATATCCCCTTTTTTTAGATTTAGAACTTTTAAAAGCTGATTTTTATCTTCTTCTGAGATTTTTTGGTCTGATAAAAATATTACATCGTTTAACTTTACTTTTTTTCCTTCATCTATGTTAAGTCTTACAAACGCATTACCGTTTTCATCAAATTTGGTTGATATGCTCGCATTTGCAAACAAATAGCCCTTTTCTGCGTAAAACTGTTTAATTCTAAGTGGAATTGTCTTTAAAGATTCGCTATCTAAAGCACTATTTACTCTTAAACCTGTAATTCCTACTATTTCATCTTTCCAAAAAGATTTATTACCTTTTATGTCTATACTTTTTAAAAATGGCTTTCTTGTAAGAAGTATCTTATCTTCTTTAATTTCTATCTTTTCAAAGTCGTTTGTTAATTCAAAGAGATTAGCCACATAATTTAGGTCATTTGTTATTCTTAAAATTTCTTCACCGTTATTTTTTGGTAAAGGGTAATTGGATTTTATCCTTTCTTCAGCCTTTGTAAGACCTGTAAAAAGCAAGATGATTAAAAATTTAATCTTTATTTTCAATTTCTATCTCCAAATATGGTTTAAATCATTTGAAAACAATTTATAACATATATTATTATATTTAATTCAGGATAAAGAGGTGGTTTTATTGCAAAGAAGAAATACGAACCAAAGAAAAGTTATATATGAAATATTAAAATCTACAGATATACATCCAACGGCAGATTGGATTTATGAAAGAGCAAGGAAAGTTATACCAAACATAAGTCTTGGGACAGTTTATAGAAACTTAAAAATACTAAAAGATGAAGGTTTAATCTTAGAGTTAAATGATGGAAAGCAAAGCAGATTTGACGCAAGGACTGATAATCACCTTCATTTTAAGTGTGAAATGTGTAACAGTATTTATGATATAGATTTCAACGCTATTAGTTTACAAATTAATGATAAAATTTTAGACGTTTTTAATGTAAAAAGTGTTGATATTGTTCTAAACGGCATATGTCCAAAATGCATAGGAGATGAACGTGAAAAGGATAATTAGCCCAATAAACCTTAGAGAAGATAGGCTACCACCTGGTCAGCATTGGACGGATCGATTAATCATTCTTGGAGTATCTGACCCTCCAGAAATAGATTTAAAATCTTATAGGTTAAAAATATTTGGAGAAGTAGAAGAGGCGGTAGTTTTAACGTGGGATGATATCCTCTCTCTTGAAAAAGTTGAGCTTGTAGCGGATTTTCATTGTGTGACAAGATGGAGTTGTAAAGATGTCGTTTGGAGAGGTTTTCATGTAAATGAATTAAAAAATCTTGTAAAGATAAATCCAAACGTAAAATCCGTAATGATTCATTCCTTAGATGGATATACAACCAATGTTCCAATTGAGTATTTTTTTGACGAAGATGTGATTTTTGCTTATGAATTATTCAACGGACCAATTCCGGCTGATAATGGTTATCCACTACGTTTGATAGTACCTAAGCTTTATTCTTGGAAAAGTGCTAAATTTGTAGCCGGAATAGAATTTATGCTTGAAGATAGACCGGGTTTTTGGGAGCAAAGAGGTTATCATATCTTAGGCGACCCTTGGAAAGAACAAAGATATTCTGATTAAAGGAGAGTAAAAATGGGAAAATTAAAAGTTGTAGTTGATAGAACGCTATGCGAGGGAATAGGAGTTTGCGTTCCTGAAGCACCAAAATATATAGTCTTAGATAAAAGACATAAAGCGGTAATAGTAAAGCCGGGAGATAACGTTGAAGAGCTTTTTGCAAAAGTTTCTGAGTTAAAAAGACAAGAAGCTGTATTAGATTTAACTGTAGATGAAGAAGAGGATATTTTTAGAGCAGCCGAAGCTTGTCCTGTAAAAGCAATATTCATATATGACCCAGAAACCGGAGAACAACTGTATCCATAGGAGCCAATATGTTAGATAAAATTTATTCCATATATGAAAGAAATGTAAAGTTTGTATTATTCATAGTACCTGTAATTCTTTTTGCTGTAATGGCTTATTTGTACATTAAAAGTGTATAAGTCATAACGGTTTGGGAAAATTCTGAGTTGTTTGAATTCATAATATCACAAAAGTATGCAATAGGTGATTTCTTAAACTATGATAAGGTTTTTCTGTGTTATACCATCATATATTTTGCAACATCTTTTTATTAAATTCTTATATCTGTTCGTATACCTTTTGTCTCAAATAAAATTGCATCTACTGATTTCTCTAAAAATCTTTTACATCTTTTGCTACAAATACACAAACTTTTTACCATTTACATATTAATGTTTAGTGTCTGTTTGTACCAATTTTCCTGATTTTGTCGGTTTTTGTCTTTATATATCTTTCAGAGTTTATCTATTAAAACCTTTATTTTTCTTTTGCAAGCTTAGGATGTTTTTCTATAACTTCTTTATCCCCGATTTTTCATAACTTTAAACTCTCGTATAATATGTCCATGCTTCTTTTAGATTGTACAGGATTTAGAGCATCTCTCGTTAAATGAAATTTATTAGTTTCATTATGATAAAATAAAAAAACAAAAATAATTCTATCTAAAAGAGGACGAGAATGGAAAAGTTTTTTGGTTTGATTGAACAGATATTTGAAAGGATACTGTGGGAATCAAGATTGATGGTAATTCTTGCAGTAGTTGCATCAGTGCTTGCTGCTTTGACTTTGACTATAGTAGGAACATATGATATCTATCTTGTTTTTAGTGAAATGTTTCATGCTTTTTCAGACCCTCAAGCCTATGAAAACTTTCATAAAGATGCTATTACCCATATTATAAGTGCAATTGATGCTTATTTAATATCAACAGTGCTTTTAATATTTGGTATTGGACTTTATGAATTGTTTATTAGTAAAATAGATTATGCGGAAAAAGAGACAAAGTCTTCTAAAATTCTTGTTATTCACTCTCTTGACCAATTAAAAGATAAGCTTGCTAAAGTTATAGTTATGGTTTTAATTGTTACATTTTTTAAACACGCTGTTAGTTTTAAGTATGAAGAAGCTTTAAACTTGCTTTATCTTTCAATAGGAATACTTTTAATAGCATTGGCTATTTACTTTTTAGCAAAATCTCATCATGGAAAAGAACATAGCTCAGAGGAGTAAGAGATGAAAGATTTTACGATGCTTAGTATATCATTAGCTTTAATTGGTGGTATTAGCTGGTTCTTTTTTGGGAAAAAGTCTAACCAGGAAAAAAATGAAAGTTTATCCGGCGAGCTAGAAACTATACAGCTTAACATCTCAGGAATGCATTGTGCAGGCTGTGCAGCTGCAGTAGAAGCAACGTTAAAAATGATGGATGGAGTTAAAGAAGCTTCTGTAAACTTTGCCACTTCAAAAGGTATTTTTACATTCGACCCAACTAAAATAACCAAACAGCAAATAGTAGATAAAATAAAAGAACTTGGATACGATGCTTCCTTTGATTTAGAAAATTTCGAAAAAAAAAGTTAGAGGAGCTAAATAATCTAAGACATAGGCTAATAGTTTCTATTTCTCTCTTTTCTCTTCTTGTTTTATCAATGTTTATAAAATTTCCCTACAATGAATACTTTCAGTTTATCATTGCATCAATAATTCAGTTTTATGGTGGTTATGAGTTTTATAAATCTTCATTTATGTCTTTAAAAAATAGACTTGCAGATATGAATCTGCTTGTTTCTCTTGGAACTTTTTCAGCTTATTTATATTCTGTATCAGTCTTACTTTTTCCTTCTTTTTTTCCGGAAAACATGAGACATGTATATTTTGAAGGCTCATCTGCTATCATTACATTTGTTTTACTTGGTAGATACTTAGAACAAAAGTCAAAATTAAAAGCAACAGACTTTATGAAAAATCTACTATCTTTAAAGCCAACTTATGCAACCATCATAGTTGATGGGAAAGAGTATCAAGTAAAGGCAGAAAATATCGTTAAAGGCGATATTGTAATTGTTAGACCTGGTGACAAAATACCTGTTGATGGAATTATTATAGAAGGTCAGACAGAGATTGAACAGTCATTTTTAACAGGGGAGTCTAACCTTGTATATAAAAAGGAAGGTGATGAAGTTTTAGGTGGAAGTATAAATAAAGTTGGTGTAATCAAGATAAAAGCAACAAAAAACGCAAAAGATAGTGTTTTAAATCAGATTATAAACCTTCTTCTTGAGGCACAATCAAAAAAGCCAAAAATTGGTCAGCTGGCAGATAGAATATCTCAAGTTTTTGTGCCGTCTGTTTTAATCTTTGCTATTATAGTGTTTAATATTTGGTACTATCTTGGATATCCGCTAAATTTTGCCTTTACAGCAGCGTTAACTGTTCTTGTGATAGCTTGTCCTTGTGCTTTGGGACTTGCTACTCCGATTGCAATAGTTAATATCGTTGGCAGAGCTGCAAAAGAAGGAATTTTAATCAAAAATCCCGAATTAATTGAAAATCTAAAAGAGATAGGTATTGTAATTTTTGACAAAACAGGGACTTTAACAGAAGGTAAATTTCAAGTTGTAAATACATTATACAAAGGAAGTAAAGAAGAGTTAGAAATGATTTTATCTTTGGAGAAAGATATTAACCATCCTATCTCTCAATCCATCGTAAATTTTATGAAAGAAAACGGCTTTAATTTTGTTAACATCTCTCAAAAACAGATTTTAGAAGGTAGAGGAATAATTGGTATTTTTGAAAACAAAAAGTTGTACATTGGAAATAAAAAGCTTTTTGAAGAGATTGGTATAAACATATCAGATGAATTTTTAGAATTTTTAAAGAAAAATGAAGAAAACGGCTACACTGTAATCTTTGGTACTGTTGATGATAAAGTTGTGCTGGCTTTGGCTGTTTCAGATAGTATAAAAAAAGAAGCTTTAGAAGTTGTAAAGTGGTTTAAAAATAAAGGTGTAAAAACTGTTCTTCTAACAGGGGATAACGAAAAGGTAGCAAAAAATGTAGCTAAAACTCTTGGCATAGATGAGGCTTATTGGCAGTTGACGCCAATAGATAAATATAAATTTATCAAAAACTTAAAATCAGATTATGAAAAAAGTATAGTTTTTGTAGGAGATGGAATAAATGATGCTCCCGCAATGGCTGAATGCGATGTTGGCATAGCAGTAGAATCAGCTTCTGATATTACAAAAGATGCAGGAGATATAATACTGCTAAATTCTAATCTTAAAGGTGTAATAAAGGCCGTGTTATTAGCAGAGAAAGGACTAAAAATAATAAAGCAAAATCTATTTTGGGCGTATGTATACAATTTGATTGGAATTCCTGTTGCTGCCGGCTTTTTATATCCAATCTTTGGAATCCTACTAAATCCAATGTATGCAGGCATGGCTATGGCGTTTAGCTCAATTACGGTAGTTTTAAATGCATTGAGACTTAGAAGGATTTCTTTAGAATGAGAATTATCATATAAGGGTTATTGGGAATGTTCTAAAATTTTTATAAGTTTACTTTTTTGTAATTCTAAGGACTTTAATCTGAAGGATCTACTCGTTTAAAAAAGTTAGAAAGTAAGTGAACAGTGAGAGGTAAAGGAAGGAGATTCTTTGCCGGCTGCAGAATGACCAATAAGACAACCGTTAACTTACATGTGTATGGGTAATTCATAAATTGCCCCACTCTTTTACTTTCTTTGTCACTATAGGAATTTTATCCTGAAGGAACTTGCTTTTAAATTTTATGAAAACTACTAATTTCTCACCCCACTGAGTTATAATAAGATAATCTTAGTTTAATTTAAGCACGGTTTTAAGGGAGGGAGGCTATTATGCAAGATTGTAAAGAAAAGGTAAAAAATATACTAAGCTACTATCTATTTTCAGAGATGTTTCAATTAGAACAAGAAGACTTTAAACCTGATTTTGAAGAAATAATTGACCCAGAATCTTTTAAGAACACCATAGTTGAATGTAGAGCACAGCTTAAAGATGAAAGAAAAATTGATGTTTTTAAGGTTTATATAGGGGTTTGTAGGGTTAAAAATCTTATAGAGTACCTTCAAAGCATTGGGCTTTTAAAAGAAGATGAAGAGTTAGAAAATTTTAATCTAAACTCCTATATAGCTCTTGGATATTTTTATATCACTAAAAACGGACATTTAATTTACTCTAATGAAAGAGCTATAAAGTATCTTCCTATTTTACCTATCATCAGGATATTTAAAAACACAAAAGACATATCAAAAGCTATAAAAGAGTATATAGAAAATCAAGAGGAAATAGAAAAACTAGATAACAAAGCGTTTTTAGATAGATGGAAAGTAGATAAAGACGAGCCAAATGTTTGTTATGTAATAGATAGTTCTTGGGTAGTACATGAAAAAACTCAGGTTAAAGATATTGAAAAACTAAAAAATCTTAAAAACTGTGTTTTATGTGCAACAGAACAAATTTTATCTGAATTAGATGGTTTAAAGAAAAATCCAAACCCTTACATATCTTCAAAAGCCAGAAAATTCCGTACTATCATAGATGAAATGGCAAAAGAAGCCCAGAAAAATCAAGATGGAAGATTAAGCGACGGTATGTGGTATCCGTCCAAAAATAAAAAGCAAATTTTTATAATAACACCTTCTTATGAAAACCTTAACGAGAGAGAATATGGTGTTGATAAACCAGAAGATGCATCTGTTATAAAAGCTACAGTTGATATGGCATCAAAGTATTTTCCAATAGTGCTTACTAACGATAGGACTATAAGATTAGGTATTCAAAAATATACCACCTGTTTTTGGAACAGTACATCCTTGGATAAAGATATAGGTGTTTCTGAGAGACGTATAGTAGATTCAAAATCTAGCAATAGTATAGATGTCTTAAAAGAAGAGGAAGAATTTTTTTTCAAACTTTTTGAAATAGAAGAAGAGTTCTTAGAAACATCAAGAAAGGCACTATCATCCTTTGGAAATCGTTACTTTAAAGGAACTACTATTGCAATAGAGTCCGTCTCAGAGTTTGGCGAAAATTCAGGTTATCAAAAGGCATTAGAAGATTTGCAAAATATATCTCTAAACCCTTTTTTTGAAAGTGTACAAGAACTTTTAGAAGAAGAGAAAACTTCAGAGCTTTTGAATACCTATCTTTGCGGTAAAGATATAGAATTTGACCTTTCTTCTGTAAAAAACGTTGTAGAGCTTCTTACAAAGCAAGATATACCATTAGCAAAATGGCTATCTCCTTATAATGCTTCTATGATGCAACAAATCGCTATAAATAAAGCGAATGAATTAAAAGACCAAGAGCTGATGGCTGTAAATGGACCACCAGGCACAGGAAAAACCACACTTTTAAAGGATATTATCGCAAATATAATAGTAAAAAGAGCTTTAAAGATAATAGATGTAGACTACAAAATCTTTGATAATAATGGAAAACTAATAGATGACCTAAAAGGTTTTGGCATAGTTGTAGCCTCTAACAATAACGCGGCAGTAGAAAATATATCTATAGAACTGCCAAAAATGGACGATGACGTTAAGAAATCGCTTATTGATATAAACGAAGGTAGTTTTAGATATTTTGAAGACCTTATAAGAAAGTACTTTGAAGAGATCTCTAAAAACCAAAAACAAAGCAAAACAAAAGATAATGAAGATGTAGATGAAGATTTAGGTATAGAAGATATAGAAGAAGCCAAGAAAAGCGAATACCTTGGATTACTGTCTATTCCCCTTGGTAATTCAACAAACAGAGATAGGGCAATTTCTCTCTTGAATGTTTTAAAAGCTGACATAGACCAAGAAGAAATTCCATCCGAGGAAGATATAAGACAAATAGGAGATAAAATTAAAAACCTAAAATCAAAGATTGAAGAACTTTCCAAAAAACACAAGAATTACTATGCTCATCTAACAGACATAGAAAATTTGCAAAAGGAAAAAGACCAAATAGAAACTGATATAAAAACTTTAGAAAATGAACTTTCTAATCTCACAAAAGAAAAAGAATCTGTAGATGCTGAAATATTAAAACTTGAAGAAAAGAAAAAAGAGACTATCAACTTACTTGACATGCATGAAAAATCAAGACCTTCTGAATTTGCTAATTTCTTATCCATATTTTTTAAAAGCTTAAAAACAAAAATAGAAAAGTGGGAAACGCAAAAACTAAATTTGATGAATGAAAGAACAATTCTAAATCAAAAATTAGATGAAAAAGAACAATATAAACAAAAACTTCAAAAGAAAATAAATGACATACAATCAAGCTTGTCTGAGAAAAAAGCTAAGAAGGACAACATAGACAAAGAATTTTCGGTTAAGCTAAATTTTATACAAGATATGGAATCCAACTACAAGGATATGCTGCTACCTAAGGATTTATACAAAAAGATCATATCAGGAAATCAATTAACGGAAGATGAAAAAAAGCGAATATACATGTTTACCCCATATAATTATAATGAGTTAAACAAACTTAGAATGCAGATATTTATTGAATCTTTAAAACTTCATAAACTTCTTATTGCAAGACATAAAGAAGATTTTAAAAAAATTCTAAACGTATTCACAGCATTTTTATCAATCCCTGATAAGTTTACCAACGATACATACTCTATGGAAGATTTATTTAATACATTTTTCTTTGTTATACCGGTTACGTCTACGACCTTTCATTCTTTTGAAACACTCTTTAAAAATATGAGAAAAGCAGGTATTGGCTATCTAATAGTTGATGAAGCAGGGCAAGCGGTACCGCAACAAGCTATCATGCCAATTTACAAATCAAACAGAGCTATCGTGGTTGGCGACCCTCTCCAAATAGAACCTGTTGTAAGCATAACATCAGACCTTGATAAATACCTTATTAAAAGTTTTAATATAGAAGACCCAGAAAGATATCAAACAACCTCTTCTTCTGTCCAAATACTTGCAGACCATGGGTCTTCCATAGGAGCTTTTTATGAAGAGTATAGAGTAGGCATCCCATTGAATATCCATAGAAGATGCAACAATCCAATGTTTGATATAGCCAACGAAATAGCATATAAAGGAAGAATGATAAAAGGACAAACTGATAAAGAAAGCGTCAAAAATTTGATTCCAGATTATATTAAAGGCAAACCTCAGTCTTTATGGATTCATGTAGACTGGGAAAAAAGTAAAAAAGAAAGGCAAGTAGTTTTAGATGAGATAAAAGCTTTAAGAAAAATATTAAGAGATATTGAAAGTAGGTTAAGTCAGCACGATATAGACATAGAAGAATTTATCAAGAGTAAAAACCTTTTTATAATTACCCCTTTTAAAGATATAAAAGAACATATTGAAAAAGAATTTAAGAAATCTTCCTCAAAACTTGAAAATGCCTTAGTAAATGAAAGCTTAGGAAAATTTATAGGTACAATACACACGTTCCAAGGAAAGGAAGCAAAAATAGTAATTATAGTATTAGGTGGTAAAGGAGAAAGATCTATGAACTGGGTGGCATCAAAACCTAATATGCTAAATGTAGCTCTCACAAGAGCAAAAGAATATTGTTTTATTATAGGAGATAGATCTATATGGAGTAATAAACCGTACTTTAAAGAGGCTGTAAAGTATATGAATTATATAGAAAGTAAGAAATTATGGGATTCAGACTCATCCAACACAAGTCATTAATGATGAATACATTATAGAAACCTACAAAGATGTATATGAGTAGAAGCAATTCATGAACTCTCCGTACAGTAAATAAATAAGTAAGAGGAGAGAAAATCAGGAAATTTTTCATACAACTTATTTATTGAGAGTGTTCCAAAATTATTGTAAATTTGTCTTTCTTTGTCATCCTGAGGCTGTAAGCCGAAGGATCTCCTCTTTTGATTTTTTGACTTGAGAAGAAAAACATGAGATTCTTTGCCGGCTGCAGAATGACAGTATGGATTTTTGTAACACACTTCTTATTTATTTGACTTTTTCAACTCCTCTTCAAGGGGTGATGGTTTGTGTAGATAAAATCCTTGTAAATATACTCTATCGTAAGGTATTTTAGTTTCCTCAGAGATTTCTTTTATTTTGTTTATGATTTCTTCATTATCTACAAATTCATAGACTAAATCCAGTTCAACTGCTTTAGCAAATTGAGATATAGTCGTTGCTATATTTTCATAAAGCTTTGATTCTACCAGTTTCTTAACTATTGAACCATCTATTTTTAATGCTCTAACAAAATCTTTTTCTTTTAAACTTCCTATAAGCTCAAAGTTATTATATCCAGCTCCAAAATCATCAATGACAAGATAAACTTTTGAGTCCTTAATGTAATCAAAAACTTCTCTATTTACAACGATAGCATATTCTGTAATCTCTATATCAAGCTCAACTTCATTTCTATTACATACATCTGCCAGCTGTTTTAAAGCATTAATGACTGTATTTGAATTTAAAGAATCTGGATATATGTTTACTGAGATTTTATTTGTAAGCTTCTTAAC of the Sulfurihydrogenibium sp. genome contains:
- a CDS encoding AAA domain-containing protein; this translates as MQDCKEKVKNILSYYLFSEMFQLEQEDFKPDFEEIIDPESFKNTIVECRAQLKDERKIDVFKVYIGVCRVKNLIEYLQSIGLLKEDEELENFNLNSYIALGYFYITKNGHLIYSNERAIKYLPILPIIRIFKNTKDISKAIKEYIENQEEIEKLDNKAFLDRWKVDKDEPNVCYVIDSSWVVHEKTQVKDIEKLKNLKNCVLCATEQILSELDGLKKNPNPYISSKARKFRTIIDEMAKEAQKNQDGRLSDGMWYPSKNKKQIFIITPSYENLNEREYGVDKPEDASVIKATVDMASKYFPIVLTNDRTIRLGIQKYTTCFWNSTSLDKDIGVSERRIVDSKSSNSIDVLKEEEEFFFKLFEIEEEFLETSRKALSSFGNRYFKGTTIAIESVSEFGENSGYQKALEDLQNISLNPFFESVQELLEEEKTSELLNTYLCGKDIEFDLSSVKNVVELLTKQDIPLAKWLSPYNASMMQQIAINKANELKDQELMAVNGPPGTGKTTLLKDIIANIIVKRALKIIDVDYKIFDNNGKLIDDLKGFGIVVASNNNAAVENISIELPKMDDDVKKSLIDINEGSFRYFEDLIRKYFEEISKNQKQSKTKDNEDVDEDLGIEDIEEAKKSEYLGLLSIPLGNSTNRDRAISLLNVLKADIDQEEIPSEEDIRQIGDKIKNLKSKIEELSKKHKNYYAHLTDIENLQKEKDQIETDIKTLENELSNLTKEKESVDAEILKLEEKKKETINLLDMHEKSRPSEFANFLSIFFKSLKTKIEKWETQKLNLMNERTILNQKLDEKEQYKQKLQKKINDIQSSLSEKKAKKDNIDKEFSVKLNFIQDMESNYKDMLLPKDLYKKIISGNQLTEDEKKRIYMFTPYNYNELNKLRMQIFIESLKLHKLLIARHKEDFKKILNVFTAFLSIPDKFTNDTYSMEDLFNTFFFVIPVTSTTFHSFETLFKNMRKAGIGYLIVDEAGQAVPQQAIMPIYKSNRAIVVGDPLQIEPVVSITSDLDKYLIKSFNIEDPERYQTTSSSVQILADHGSSIGAFYEEYRVGIPLNIHRRCNNPMFDIANEIAYKGRMIKGQTDKESVKNLIPDYIKGKPQSLWIHVDWEKSKKERQVVLDEIKALRKILRDIESRLSQHDIDIEEFIKSKNLFIITPFKDIKEHIEKEFKKSSSKLENALVNESLGKFIGTIHTFQGKEAKIVIIVLGGKGERSMNWVASKPNMLNVALTRAKEYCFIIGDRSIWSNKPYFKEAVKYMNYIESKKLWDSDSSNTSH